The following is a genomic window from Nguyenibacter vanlangensis.
GTGTGTTCGTGGCATTGTAGAACAGGGTATCGATGGCTTGATTGCCTTCGAGGTCGAGCAGGCGGAGGGTCTGCCCTTTTTTGACATCAAAGACATAGGGCTCGCCCGCTCCGATGACGTGGCGGGAGAGGGCGTCCGCCGGGTCGAGCGTGCTGGAAATGATCGACATCGTTCCGGGTCCTTACAGGCAGAAGAGTTCCGTGTTGTAGAAGGCGCGTCCGTTCTCAGCGCATGACAGGCGGCAGGCCGCGGTGATGCTGGTGTCCCGTACGTCTTCCACCGAGAATTCAATGGGTCTGGGCGCGTAATGCGGGGCCGGATCCATCGGATGCTGAAGGGCGGTCATGACGATGAGCGTGTTCATCGGGGCATAGAGATCGACGTAATTCCCCGGCGCCGAGTTGTCGGGGACGTAGGAGAGATATCCGCCGTCGGCGACCGCGATCTTGCTGAAGAAATTGACGATCATCTGGATGTCGGGCGCATCCAGATCCCATTTCCCCATCTCGATGAGAAGGTTTTCGAAACCGTTGCGATGAAAGCCGTTGCGCAGGTCTTCGAAGCGCCCAGCGCCGTATTTCTCCTGTACCTCCACCGCGTTCAGAACGCCGCCGAAGCAGTCGTGCCAGCCGCAGGTATCCTCGGTGATGGCGAGGAGCACTCGCCCCATATCCGAATACAGGCAATGGCCTTCCGTCACGAACGCGGTGTGTTGCGCCTTCAGGGAATCCGGCAGGTTCAGCCGCTCGGTCATCTGTTCCGGATTCAGAGCCATGAGAGACAGATTCGCGCCACCCTCGATGTCCGTGAGGCGAAGTTTCTGCCCGGCGCGCAAAATGAGCGAGCGATGTCCTCCGCCGGGAATGGTTTCCCTGTAGAGGGTGGAGGAGAGTGTCGGAAATTCGGCGGAACTAATCACGGAATGGTTTCCTTATCGGTGGCGACCGCTCTGACGGCGCTGGAAAGAGGCCTAGGATGCGGACTTCGTTTTCTGGAATTTTCTTACGATGAACCCGCTCGCGAGGGCGATCGTCAGGAAGGCGGCGGGGAACGCCACCATGTACGGCCGTTCTCCACCCGGATCGAAGACTTCCTTGCGTGGCCAGAGCGTGTTGAGGAGAAACAGTGCTCCGCACACCACGGCGCAGAGATTGACCGTCGCGCGGCGGATGCGTCCTTTCGTCTCGAAGCCGAACGGCGACGGTCCGGGCGATTTCAGCCACTGCCAGCGCCGGAGCAGGAGCGGGACGGTCACGAGGAGATAGGCGAAATATGTCACGCCGACAGCCGAGGAGGTGATGGCGCCGAAGAGGGATGAGTCGCCGTAGTTGACGCCGAGAAACGCCGCGCTGAGCACGCCCACGAAAACCGTCGCGGCGACTGGGGTGCCTGTACGCTGAGAAATCCGCGCGAGCGCGCTGCATGCGGGAATGACGCCGTCCCGCGCCATCGAGAAGAGCACGCGGGAGGCCGAGGTCTGGATCGCGATGGTTGCCGAAAAGACCGAAACGGCGACCGTGGCCAGCAGGAGATGTCCGGTGACCCCCGATGTCATGGCATTGATGACGTAGGGTACGCCGATGGTGGTGAGCTCGCCGGACGACAGGGAGGGCGCGGCCATCAACGTGCCGAGAATGACCAGCCCGCCCGCGACGAAGGAGAGCAGAAGGCACCGCACGATCGCGCGGGGTGCCGTGCGCGCCGGATTATGGGTCTCTTCCGACAGTTCGGCCGCGCTGTCGAAACCGTACATCACGTAGACGGCCATGAGCATCGAGGCGAGGAAAGCGGCTGAACCGGATATCCCTGGAGCCATATGCGTGGTGTCGAGGGTAACCGCGAAGCCGCGTTGGGCATGCAGGAAGAGCGTCGCGACGAGCAGGCACAAACCGACGATTTCCGCGTAGACCCCGGCGACTGTGACGAACGCGGAAATGCGGACGCCCGCGCAGGAGATGAGCGTGCTTGCAAGGATCGTCGCCGTACCCAAAATGACCGCGTTTTCCGCGCCGGTGAGCGTCGTGACGTCGGGGTTCGCGCCGATGACCTGAAAGCCGCTCCACAGGCTGGGAAGGATCGACTGCATGGCGATGGCGATCGCGGAAACGCTGACAATATATCCGATGAGCGTCAGCCAGCCCGCGATCCAGCCCACATCGCGCACGGAGAGCCGCGAAGACCACTGATAGATCGCCCCTGCTACCGGAATATGCGCTGCGAGTTCTGCAAAGCAGAGCGCCACGCAGAATTGTCCGACGAAAACGAGGGGCCACGTCCAGAAAAATGCCGGACCGCCAAAGGCATAGCCGACGGGAAACATTTCGAAGACGGTTGTCAGGACCGAGACGAACGAGAAACCGGCCGCAAAGGAGGCGAAGGGCCCGAGGTCGCGCCGTAGTTCCTGTCGATAGCCAAGGCGCGCGAGCTGTTCGCTATCCACGCCGGGACAGATGGGCGCCTGAAACGTTGCCCCGACAGTCGGACCGGAGGGGTTCATGGCGCGTTACGCGTCATGAACGGACAAATCACCGGAGCCCGATTACGCCGGGCATAGGCGTTTGCGAGAAGACAGAGATATCGTTTCAATGTCGTTCTTCTCCGGTCTGTTCAGACGGAGATGGCGCACACACCTCAAGAGATATGTGACGCCATTTCCGGCATCTCATTATCTCCCGGGCTTTTGTCCCGCCGTGTAACCTCGAAGCCGAGGTCGCGCGCTCTCGGACCAGTCATCCAGCAAAAACTGGATCGGAACCCTAGCGGCTTTGAAAGTTTCATATTTGTTATGGTGCGAATGTGCAAGGATTATATTGCGAAAAAAACAGACTCCGATGCAGGTTCGGAATGTGATTGTCGATTTTCCCTTGACCCGTTTTTAGATCGGAACAAGATTGATGCCAATGGCGCGCTAGGGTTCCGCCCCGACGTATGTCGGGAGTCTGGTCCGAGAGCACGCGGCCTCGGCTTCGAGGTTACACGGCGGGACAAAAGCCCGGGAGATAACGCCGCAACGGTTCGAAAGACCGCTCGGCTTATGTGTAATCGGAGTTGCAGGGCCATGACTCATTCCTTTTCCGCTACCCGCGTGTCATCTGGATTGTCGTGCCATGTTTGATCGTGTTCTCATCGCCAATCGTGGTGCAATTGCGTGTAGAATCATCAAAACGTTACGAAAAATGGGGATCGGTTCGGTCACCATTTATATGGAGGCGGATGCTGCGAGTCTGCATGTTCGCGACGCGGACATTGCTGTATCTCTGGGCTCCGGTGGACCCGCGCAGACCTATTTGAATGTGAAACGAATCATCGAGATCGCACAGGAAACCGGGGCTCAGGCGATTCATCCGGGATATGGCTTCCTGTCGGAGAATGCGGCTTTTGCCGAGGCGTGTCGTGCCGCGGGCATTTGTTTCATCGGGCCCGAACCGGCCCAACTCGTCGCGTTTGGCCTGAAACACGAAGCGCGCGCGCTTGCCT
Proteins encoded in this region:
- a CDS encoding urea amidolyase associated protein UAAP1 is translated as MISSAEFPTLSSTLYRETIPGGGHRSLILRAGQKLRLTDIEGGANLSLMALNPEQMTERLNLPDSLKAQHTAFVTEGHCLYSDMGRVLLAITEDTCGWHDCFGGVLNAVEVQEKYGAGRFEDLRNGFHRNGFENLLIEMGKWDLDAPDIQMIVNFFSKIAVADGGYLSYVPDNSAPGNYVDLYAPMNTLIVMTALQHPMDPAPHYAPRPIEFSVEDVRDTSITAACRLSCAENGRAFYNTELFCL
- a CDS encoding amino acid permease yields the protein MNPSGPTVGATFQAPICPGVDSEQLARLGYRQELRRDLGPFASFAAGFSFVSVLTTVFEMFPVGYAFGGPAFFWTWPLVFVGQFCVALCFAELAAHIPVAGAIYQWSSRLSVRDVGWIAGWLTLIGYIVSVSAIAIAMQSILPSLWSGFQVIGANPDVTTLTGAENAVILGTATILASTLISCAGVRISAFVTVAGVYAEIVGLCLLVATLFLHAQRGFAVTLDTTHMAPGISGSAAFLASMLMAVYVMYGFDSAAELSEETHNPARTAPRAIVRCLLLSFVAGGLVILGTLMAAPSLSSGELTTIGVPYVINAMTSGVTGHLLLATVAVSVFSATIAIQTSASRVLFSMARDGVIPACSALARISQRTGTPVAATVFVGVLSAAFLGVNYGDSSLFGAITSSAVGVTYFAYLLVTVPLLLRRWQWLKSPGPSPFGFETKGRIRRATVNLCAVVCGALFLLNTLWPRKEVFDPGGERPYMVAFPAAFLTIALASGFIVRKFQKTKSAS